A genomic region of Homalodisca vitripennis isolate AUS2020 chromosome 5, UT_GWSS_2.1, whole genome shotgun sequence contains the following coding sequences:
- the LOC124362208 gene encoding soluble calcium-activated nucleotidase 1-like — protein sequence MVLHALEETKSVTFIVFSLLLVYIPTSLAAPVEEVSAEQKEYNSNYPLTPPEPTENGIRYRIGLIHDGDLTNKVSNGTWESQLKTGYLEWRPTAGEAGEVVFEWDEGELIKFTSHFGYEGRGMELSDLIVYDGRLLSFDDKTGLVYELDLETKKAIPWIYLGAGNGISTKGQKSEWATKREGLLYVGSSGNELIKDGVAFNKDMLWVKVITPEGLVTAENWEDRYDALRKQVDVLFPAALVHESCVWSDVHKRWFFMPLRKLDGPFDPNTYPHLSTNILLSADENFQDVKNLTVGDVHGDHGFCSFKFIPGTDDNVVVALKSEDQVVDGKPQYSTHIMVFLIDGTVIQDELRISDLKFEGIEFI from the exons ATGGTTCTACACGCTCTAGAGGAGACTAAATCTGTAACTTTCATCGTATTCTCTTTGCTCCTAGTTTACATTCCTACGTCACTTGCTGCTCCAGTTGAAGAGGTGAGCGCGGAGCAAAAGGAGTATAACTCCAACTACCCCCTCACTCCACCTGAACCCACCGAGAATGGCATCAGGTACCGCATTGGCCTTATCCACGACGGTGACTTGACGAACAAGGTGTCCAACGGAACTTGGGAGAGCCAGTTAAAGACCGGGTACCTGGAATGGCGCCCAACGGCAGGCGAAGCGGGCGAAGTCGTGTTCGAGTGGGATGAGGGCGAGCTTATAAAATTCACGTCGCATTTCGGGTATGAGGGCCGAGGCATGGAGCTGTCGGACCTCATCGTATACGACGGTAGACTGTTGTCGTTTGACGATAAGACAGGTCTCGTCTACGAGCTGGACTTGGAGACGAAGAAGGCTATTCCTTGGATCTACCTTGGAGCCGGGAACGGTATAAGTACTAAAG GCCAGAAGAGTGAATGGGCAACAAAACGAGAAGGGCTGTTGTACGTGGGCAGTTCCGGAAATGAGCTGATCAAGGATGGCGTTGCCTTTAATAAGGATATGCTCTGGGTCAAGGTCATCACTCCTGAGGGACTCGTCACTGCTGAGAATTGGGAGGACAGATACGATGCTCTCAGGAAACAGGTCGATGTCCTTTTTCCAG CGGCCCTGGTTCACGAGTCATGTGTCTGGAGTGACGTCCATAAGCGGTGGTTCTTCATGCCTCTGAGGAAGCTGGATGGCCCTTTCGACCCCAACACGTATCCTCATTTGAGCACTAACATTCTTCTGAGTGCCGATGAAAACTTTCAGGATGTCAAG AACTTAACTGTGGGGGATGTGCACGGAGACCACGGGTTCTGCAGCTTCAAGTTCATCCCCGGCACCGATGACAATGTGGTGGTCGCCCTCAAGTCGGAGGATCAGGTGGTGGACGGGAAGCCCCAGTACTCTACTCACATCATGGTCTTCCTCATAGACGGCACTGTCATCCAGGACGAACTCAGGATCTCCGACCTCAAATTTGAGGGAATCGAGTTCATTTAA